The following coding sequences are from one Dehalococcoidales bacterium window:
- a CDS encoding alkyl sulfatase dimerization domain-containing protein — translation MTQNSDIEEVKKLRGKDEELAPDVIKIGRVVPVAGPSGVVITGEGLVVVDTGMPQGGPDRVRRIRERTDAPFHTIIYSHGHGDHTGGVHAFLEDAEQRGHPRPRIIGHELLAKRFDKYRMLAGRRRYIGSLQFPGPEMQRAQQKQGSSPRPSPYVYPDTTFSDYMEFKLGGFTFEIRHAPAETEDTIWVWVPERKLAMIGDLLIGGCPNTGNPLKEQRYTLEWAEALEKIADKDPDFIIAGLGVLRSGLARERCLKTAKFLRYIQDEVVRLLNEQYWIEDILEKITIPEDMANDPWLVGAYGHPTFVIHDVYRRYTGWYDGNPSELFPSHSSTIAAEVTGLTGAEQLIERARELQQKGDIQLALHLVDFAIGGSDDASKHKEASLLKAALLDARA, via the coding sequence GTGACTCAGAATTCAGACATAGAGGAAGTAAAAAAGCTCCGGGGTAAAGATGAAGAGCTTGCTCCGGACGTAATCAAGATAGGACGAGTTGTCCCGGTAGCCGGGCCGAGCGGGGTGGTTATTACCGGGGAAGGGTTGGTGGTGGTTGATACCGGTATGCCTCAGGGTGGGCCGGACAGGGTCAGGAGGATAAGGGAAAGGACAGACGCTCCTTTCCACACCATCATCTACTCACACGGTCACGGAGACCACACCGGCGGCGTGCATGCCTTCCTGGAAGATGCCGAGCAGAGAGGTCACCCCCGACCACGAATCATCGGTCACGAACTGTTGGCCAAGCGGTTTGATAAGTACCGGATGCTGGCCGGACGGCGTCGGTACATCGGTTCTCTCCAGTTCCCCGGTCCCGAAATGCAGAGGGCCCAACAGAAGCAGGGAAGCAGCCCACGTCCGTCGCCGTACGTCTATCCTGATACTACTTTCTCGGACTATATGGAGTTCAAGTTGGGGGGCTTCACCTTCGAGATTCGCCATGCCCCGGCGGAGACGGAAGACACCATCTGGGTGTGGGTGCCGGAGCGTAAGCTTGCCATGATTGGTGACCTGCTGATTGGCGGCTGTCCCAATACCGGCAATCCGTTGAAGGAGCAGCGCTATACTCTGGAATGGGCTGAGGCTCTGGAGAAGATAGCCGACAAGGACCCGGACTTTATCATTGCCGGTCTCGGCGTTCTACGTAGTGGTCTGGCACGAGAAAGGTGTCTGAAAACGGCGAAGTTCCTGCGATACATCCAGGATGAGGTTGTCCGGCTGCTAAACGAGCAATACTGGATTGAGGACATACTGGAGAAGATAACAATACCCGAGGATATGGCCAACGACCCCTGGCTTGTGGGAGCCTACGGCCACCCCACGTTTGTCATACACGACGTCTACCGGCGATACACCGGCTGGTACGACGGCAATCCGAGCGAGCTATTCCCTTCTCACAGCTCTACAATAGCAGCTGAGGTTACCGGACTCACCGGTGCGGAACAACTGATTGAACGTGCCAGAGAGTTGCAGCAGAAAGGTGACATTCAGCTTGCCCTGCATCTGGTGGATTTCGCCATCGGAGGTAGTGACGACGCTTCAAAACACAAGGAGGCTTCACTTCTCAAAGCCGCACTGCTGGATGCCAGGGC